AATCGTGCTTGGCACTGAAAAAACGCCAGGAGATCACACCGGTTGAATCAATGAAGTGCTCAACAAAGTTCTCCGGTTCAGACACTGCCATGCTGTTAAAAGTCGGCTTAGGTACGTCGTTCAAACCTTCGAAGCTGCGGCCCTGTAACAGCTCAGTCAGGCTGCGCTCCAGCGCCACTTCCAGGCTTGGGTGCGCACCAAAAGAGGCAAACACGCCGCCGGTTTTCGGGTTCATCAGGGTCACACACATAACCGGGAACTGACCACCCAGAGAGGCATCTTTTACCACAACCGGGAAGCCCTGCTCTTCAAGCCCTTTAATGCCCGCCACGATGCCCGGGAACTTGGCCAGTACCTCTTCAGGTACGTCCGGCAGTACAATTTCCTGCTCAATGATCTGCTTTTTCACTGCGCGCTCAAAGATCTCAGACAAACACTGCACTTTGGCTTCAAACAGGTTATTACCGGCGCTCATGCCGTTGCTCAGGAACAGGTTTTCGATCAGGTTGGACGGGAAGTAAACCGTTTCACCGTCGCTGTGACGGGTGTAAGGAATAGAGCAAATACCACGCTCGACATTGCCCGAGTTAGTGTCTATCAGGTTTGAGCCGCGCAGCTCGCCTTCCGGATCGTAGATTTCGCGCGTGTAGCCGTCGAGAATTTCGCTTGGCAGTTCATCATTGTCACCCGGTTTAAACCACTTTTCATTGGGGTAATGAACAAACTCGGCGTTGGCAATTTCTTCACCAAAGAACTGGTCGTTATAGAAAAAGTTACAGTTCAGTCGCTCAATGAACTCGCCCAGAGCCGAGCACAGCGCGCTTTCTTTAGTGGCCCCTTTACCATTGGTAAAACACATAGGTGATGCGGCATCACGAATGTGTAATGACCAAACGTTAGGCACAATGTTACGCCACGACGCCACTTCGATTTTCATGCCCAGATCAGACAAAATACCGGTCATATTAGCGATGGTCTGCTCCAGTGGCAGATCTTTACCGAGGATGAAGGTGCTGGCATCTGATTCTGTATTTACCATCAGCATAGCCTGTGCGTCGTCATCCAGGCTCTCTACTGCTTCAACCTGAAACTCAGGGCCGGTCTGGATCACTTTTTTCACAGTACAGCGGTCAATGGAGCGCAAAATGCCCTGGCGGTCTTTTTCAGAAATGCTCTCTGGCAGTTCGACCTGAATTTTAAAGATTTGGTTGTAGCGGTTCTCGGGGTCAACAATGTTGTTTTGCGCCACGCGAATGCCGTCGGTCGGGATGTCGCGCGCGTTACAATACACTTTCACAAAGTAAGCCGCACACAGCGCAGACGAGGCCAGAAAATAGTCGAACGGGCTGGGCGCCGAGCCATCGCCTTTGTAGCGTATAGGCTGATCGGCAATGACAGAAAAATCATCGAATCTGGCGTCAATTCGAAGATTATCGAGATAATTTACTTTGATTTCCATGGGGAAGGTTCCGGTGTATTGCAATCGAAAACCCCTATTGTACTTGAGGTTGCAAGGCGGTGCCAATGCTGATGGCACAAATCTACAAACCAGCGCAAATTAAGTCACTAAATGCCTGTTATTGGCCGCAAAGGCATGTTACTTTCTTGGCAATTAAACTCTTCCGACAACACACGAGATAACAAGGATTTATTATGCGCAGCTATGTGTGGTTAGCACTTGGTTTAGGGCTGTTTTCAGGCTCTGCTTTGGCCGATAACGGCTTTGGTGTCACTTTGTATGGTGGTAAAAGCAGCAATCAGGAATTGCATACCAGTCAAAAAGCAGTGGTTAATCTGGCCGATGAAAACCACTTTGGGGTCAGCTTTGATCGTTATTTAGATAATAAACGTTACGGCTTGTTTTACAGCATGCTCGAAACTGAATTTGAAGATGCGCCAATCCAGAAAGTGGATATGGAATATCTGATGTTTCAAAGCGCCATAGATGTGAATATCACCGACAATCTCTATAGCTACATCGGTGCCCAAATCGGTGTGAATAAAGTAACTCCTAACTTTGAAGAGCCGGATCACTTTTTTGCTGCGGGCTTTTATGGCGGCCTGAAATATGATTTGGGCGCCGGATTTAGCGCGCAAACTGAGATACGCTGGCTTGCGTCTTCTATCAAAAACTCGTCTAAAGTACGCTGTGATGGCAGTGACGAGGATGTCTGTGCCTGGCATTTCGACGGCGATGTACTTAATCAGTTCCAGCTGAATGTGGGCCTGACTTACCGGTTTTAACTCGCTCGGCCGGCGTTATGTCGTCGGTCATCGCGTATCTGGTGAAACTGCCACACCAATACCACCACAGCCAATTGCGCTGAATGTAAGTAGTTCCCGGCTCGTTGGCCGGGATGACGTAGCAGGGGCTTTTTAAAGCCAGAAAACCTCCCTGCTACAACGTCGTTTTTAGGTGCTCGATAAACAATCGGGTTTTGCGGGGAGTGTAGCTCGCCTTGGGATAATAAGCCCAGAGCTGTTTAACCTCAGAGCGAATATCCGGCAAAATCGGCACCAGTGCGCCTGAGCTTAATTCCCGCTCAATATAACTGGGCGCGATAAACAACAGGCCAATCCCCTGCACCGCCGCCTTTAAAATGGCATCCAGATGATCGGTCACAAAATTATAGTTGGTAAACTCAAACAGCCGACCATCTTCAAGCACCACGCCGCCAACTTTGTGATAATAGCTGCTCAGCAACATTTTATGTGCTGCCAGATCCTCAACGCAGGTGATCTCATCGCAACGGGCCAGGTATTCGGGCGCGCCAAACAATTGCATTTGATAATCAAACAACCGAGTGCCTTTGTGCGACACCGAATCAAATGACTCGTTATAACGGGTGATCACCACATCGTGTTGCAGATCTGGTGGCTCGCCCGGTGCCAGTACGTTCAGATGAATGGTGATCTGCGGGTGGTGCGCCAAAAACTGCTCTATTTTGGGCATCAACACACTGCTGCCCACCGCTTGCGTGGCAGCAATTTTCAGGCTCCCCTGTAACTCAGACTGCTCAGATTGTGCGGTTTCGACCAGGGCTTCAAACTGTGCCAGCCAGTCTCTTGCGCGAGGGAAAAAGTGCAGCCCTTGCTCGGTCAGATTGACCTGCCGGGTGGTGCGAATAAATAAGCTTTGTCCAAGATGCCGCTCCAGCCAGTCAATTCGTTTGCTCATGGCAGATGCCGAAATCCCCTGATGCTCTGCCGCCCTGGTGAAGCTGCCCAGCTCCGCCAGTACACAAAAACTGCGTGTTGCCGTTAACCAATCCATTTAATTAATTCCTATAAGGAAATAGTATTTTAATTATTACCTTATTTTTAGGACAAGGAAAGCGGCGTATAGTGCCCGGGTCAAATCCTCTGCGCCCGGAGTGCCTGTGTACTTGTTTACTATGCTCGCTGTTTTACTGATGTCCTGCTCTCAGCTGGTCAGCCAGGTGTATATGCCTGTTTTGCCTGATATTGCAGATAGCCTAATGCTGTCCAATGGCCAGAGCCAGGCAATGATCATCAGCTACTTTATTACCCTGGGCGCAGCACAACTGGTTGTCGGCCCGCTGCGCGACAAATATGGTGATCGGCCTTTGTTTATTGCCGGGCAAATCATTCTGCTGATCGGCACCCTGTTATGCGCCGTGGCACCAGACAGCGGCACCTTTTTAATTGGTCGAATATTGCAAGGCGCAGGCTCCGCATCACCGGTGTTAATTAGCCGCACCTTACTGGCTCAACGGCTGTCTGGCGCCAAACTAAAAAGTGCCATGGCAACGGTGGCTATCTCAGCCAGTGTCACTGCCATTATTGCGCCGCTGCTCGGTGGCATGCTTAGCAGCTGGTTTGGCTGGCAGGGGTTATCACTGGTGCTCATCACTTACTATTTGTTTATCACGCTATTTGGATTGAGCCTGCTCAAAACCCGCGCACCTCAGCCTATTGCGATTAACCCGATGAGCCTGATCAGGCACTATCAGAATATGGCCAGATGCCAGGTTTTTCTATCTCTGGCCAGCTTTAAATGGGTGCCAACCTTTTTGTATTTAACGCTTCAACTGCACTTACCCTTTTTACTGCAGGAGCGTTTTGGCTTCACCACCAGCCAGACCGGGCAGGCGATGATGCTGCCCATGGTGGGCCTGTTGCTGGGCGCGGTGTTTGCTAAGGTTTTGCAGCGTCATGTCAGCTATATGAAAATTGTCCTGTGGCTGTGGCCGGTATTACTTGTAAGCGCACTGACTTTTCTGCTGGCCAGCGACCACGCCCTGGCAGTGTTACTGGCGTATGCCGCCATCATGCTGGTGTTTGGCGGCTATTTCCCTAGCTATATGCACCTGATTGGTCTGCTTCACCCCACTCAGGCGGGCACTGCCAACGCCCTGGTCGGGGCCATCGAGTTACTGATTTTCTCTGTAATTGCCTGGCTGGTTAATCTGTGGCTGCCAGACAACACACAAACTCTCTCACTGTTGATAGCCGTATGCGCCGCGCTGTTGTTACTAAGCTGGCGTACTATCCGCATTCAGCGGCCACATTTTGAACACACTTAACGTAGACTTATTGGGATCATTCATGTTCGAAAAACTCCATTTTAACACGGCCCGCCTTACCATTCGGCCATTGCAGCAAGGCGATCTGCACGCCATATACGAAAGCAGACGCAACCCCGTGACATCTAAATATATTGGCGAACCGGCCACACTGGAGGATGCCCAGGCCCGTATTGATCAGGCAAGTGCCCCCTGGCAGGCCAAGGAGCATGAGCGGCTGCTGTTGGCTGTTGTCAGACGAGAAGACAATGTGCTGATCGGTGAACTCATGTATAAGTTTTTGAGCCACAACGCCAAAACGGCTGAGATCGGTTATCGCCTGAATGAAAAATATATCGGCCAGGGCTATGCGTTTGAGGCCGCAAACGGCCTGATAGAGGCTGCTTTTGCGCAGTTTGGACTCAATAAGATCTGTGCATTTTGCGCGGTTGAAAATCAGGCTTCGTGGCGGCTGATGCAAAAGCTGGGTATGCAGCAGGAGGCGCATTTACGCCAGCACTTCAAATTCAGCCATGGCTATTATGATGGCTATATGTACGGCCTGTTGCGCAGTGAACATAGTATGGCTGCAACGGCTTAAGAAACGAAAAAGGCACCCTTATCAGGTGCCTTGGTTCATGGAAGGACCCATGAAGACTGTTGCGTAAAAATACAAAATTGGGAGAGTGTGCCTGAGTTATATCAGCCAGTTACAGGCGAAATTCCTGCTTAGACAGCTTGCCATCGCCATTGCTGTCCAGTTTATCGAAATCTGAGCTCAGTTCAGTCGATACTGCCGCTTCTGATTTGCTGATAAAACCATCGTCATTTTTATCGAACGATGAAAACGTGCTAGCTGCGTGTGCGCCCAGGCTGGCCATCATTAGTACTACTGTGATCATTAGTTTGTTCATACTTAGCTCCTTAGCGTAAGATTTTAATTACTTCGAGTTTTAAACTGAGAGAGTCAGCGCGAAGACCGCGCTCAAGTGTCTAATTTGCTTGCAAGTTACTGACCGAACTCTTGCTCCGACAACTTACCGTCGCCATTGCTGTCCAGCTTGCCGAAGTCTTTGCTTAGCTGACTTGATACTGCCGCTTCTGATTTGCTGATAAAACCATCATCATTTTTATCGAATGATGAGAATGTGCTTGCTGCGTGTGCGCCCAGGCTGGCCATCAATAGTGCTGCTGTGATCATTAACTTATTCATACTTAGCTCCTTAGCATAAGATTTTAATCTGTTTTATCTAACCTTGAGGTAAGTGACGCGACAATGGCGCCACTTGGTTTATTGCCTTCATTCTGTTACTGGCGAAATTCCTGCTCGGAAAGCTTGCCGTCGCCATTGCTGTCTAGCTTGTCGAAAATAACCGTCAGGGTTTCTGAGCCAGCAGCTTCAGACTTTGAAATAAACCCGTCACCGTCGGTATCGAAGGAAGAAAATGAGCTGCTCGCGGCATGTGCGCCCAGGCTGGCCATCATTAATACTGTGCTTAACATGAGTTTGTTCATCATTATTTCCTCACTAAATTGGCTTAAAAGTGACTAAATTCTTTGGCGCTCAGCGCACCATCGCGATTTCTGTCCAGGCGTCTGAATGCTTCTGCTACGGCTGGGACCTGTTTCGCTTCTGACATACTGACCAGGCCATCATTGTTGGCATCCAGTAGTGCAAAATCCACCTCAGAGGCAAGTACCAGTGCACTGGTAAACATTCCGATTGTTAGTACAAATACATGTTTTAGTTGCATAATAAATCTTCCTGTCGGGGCGGTGTTTAGCTATTGAAGCCAGAAAATTCGCTTTTGCTTAGCAGACCATCGCCATTGCTATCCAGGTCTTTGAACTGGCCCATCAATCTGGGATTTGCTTTTGATTCACTCAGACTGATAGTGCCATCGCCATCTGTGTCATACTTCTCGAAGTCACCGCCTGCAATCGCTCCGGTTGCCAGCATAGTCAGACCCAAAGCCGCAATCATTGTCATAGATGTTTTCATGTTACTTTCCTTCTGTTTTTCGTATTTGCTGTTAATGCTGCTGCCGCGAAACCGCCTGGGGTTTGTTGGCTGCGTTTGACAAGACTATTCCAACTTTGATGCCAGCTTTATTTAGTTATTTATTTTCAATGAGTTATTGAATGGTGGGTAAAAAAGTTCAGGTGGGATTAAGGTGATTTGTTGCTAAATGGCAACACTGTTTAACCTGCGTTTTTGGCTCAACTTTAAAAATCAATAACTTACACCTGTTGCTATTTAGCAACAGCGGACCGAAAACGCACTTAAAAGCCAGATATTTTATGCAGCATGCCAGCTCAAAACAGCGCGCCCGTGAGCCGCTCAAACAATTTTTTTCTCAGGCGTTGTGGAAACAGGCACTGATGGCGCTGCTACTGGCACTGGTGCCTCTGTTGCTGCTCACCCTGTGGTTTATTCAATCAGTTGCTTATCAGCAACGAGTAGTACAGGATATTTATGCCAATAATCAGAAGGTTACATCAGAGTTTAATGAGCTGAGAAACGCGCTACAGGCGCTCGAAAAGGCTCAGTTGAATAATCAGCTGCTACAAAGCGAAAAACTGCAAAAAAGTATCAACGAAAACTGGCAAAAGCGTAAAAATTCGCTCCAAACACTGCTGATAAAACTCGAAAAAAACGCAGCCGTTGCAAATTGGCAACAGCCCCTGTCACAGCCTCAGGCTCCCAACAGTAAAACCTTATCAGCCATGGTTAATGTCCTGGCCCAAGAGTCACAATCGCTCCAGCAGGCCCTCGATCACACGCTCAACGAAGCGCTGGCGCAACAAAGTAAGATCCGGCAACGCTTTTTAATCGGACTGAGCATGTTGTTACCTGTTTTGATCGGGCTCAGTATCTGGCTGATCAAACGGATCTCCCGTCAGTTGTTTCAGCTGGAGCAGGCCATTGAGGTCGTCGGTGCCGGTCAGTTTGCCACGCCCATTCAACTGTCCGGCAGTCATGAGTTTACTCAGCTGGGTGAGCGACTCGAGCAGTTACGCAATGAGCTGGCCGCCAGCAAGCAGCAAAAAGAAACCTTTTTGCGCCATGTGTCGCACGAACTAAAAACCCCGCTTGCCTCAATCAAAGAAGGCACTGAGCTGCTGAATACACCGCACCTTGGCCAGCTGAACGACAAGCAGCGGCGCGTTACCGGCATTCTGAGCACCTCAGTGACCAAACTCACTCAGCTAATTGAAGATCTGCTCACGTTTAGCGCTGCCAGCCATCCGCATAATCAGCAGGCGCGCTGTAGCGCCCTGGCAATCAAAGAACAGCTTGAAGAGCACTTTGCACAGCGACTGCAAAGCGCAGGTATTCAGATTGACTGGCGCTTTGACCCTGCGCTCTCTCACTTACCCGAAATGCCAGTCAAACTGGCGCTAACACACCTGCTTGGCAATGCCATTCAGTATACCCAGAGCCAAATCAGCGTAGACCTCACAGACACCCCAGCCCACTGGCAAATCAGTGTCCGTGATGACGGACCCGGGCTCGACCCACAAGAAGCCAAGCACCTGTTTAAACCCTTTGTGCGAGGCAAACAGCGTAATCAGGTTGCAGGCAGCGGACTGGGGCTGGCCATAGTTGAGGAGTGTGTGACCCAGTTTGGCGGCCAGTTAGGGTGGCAAAATACTCACCCGGGCTGCGAATTTAGTATAACTTTGCCAAAACAAGGAAAAAGCAAATGAGGATCCCGTTTTTGAGCTTAGTGCTCGTTATCGCTCTGAGCGGCTGTCAGCTGAGCTCCAATACACACAAAAGTAGCTTTATCGGGCCAAGCAAAAAAGTAAGCCCGGACTATGCGTCACTGAATGTTCTGCTCGAGCGTTATTTGCAGGTTTGCCAGCAGGGTTTGCCGCCACAGCATAACCAATCGGCGCGCTATGTCGGTCAGGCCGCCATTGAAACCTTTATGCACGACTACTGCAATACAGTGTCGACCACCCGACAGTTACAACTGATCACCGCGCTTGAGCAAAATCAGCCCTGGCCAGAGCACTATATGCTGTGGTTTAACACCCTGAAGCAACACACCCAAGTGCTGCGGGGGCAAAAAATCCGCCTGCATCGCAGCAATGCCAAACTGAGCCAAATCCAATCACAGCTGAGCCAAACCAATCAGGCCCTGATGACCCTCAAGCAGGAGCTTGCTGATATAGAGCAACAAAGACTTCAGGACGTGCCCCTGAATGAGTCCCCTCAGACACCCAAGGAGCAGCAATAATGTCTTACACAGAAATCGAGACCACAGATCCTCAGCCTACAACGCACAGCACCTCTGTTTTGCTGGTAGACGACGACCCGGCCCTGAGCGAGCTGCTGGCAATGCGGCTGGAAAGTCATGGCTTTCGGGTAACGCTGGCCAGCAGTGGGCATGCAGCATTGCGACAACTGGCAAACACCGCCATCGATTTGGTGCTGACCGACTTACGTATGGATAACATGGACGGCCTGGCCCTGAACCAGAAATTACAGGCCAGCTATCCTGGCCTGCCGGTGATCATGATGACCGCGCACGGCTCAATCCCGGATGCGGTAGATGCCATTCAGCAGGGGATCACGGCATTTATTACTAAGCCCATCGACAGTGACGAGCTGCTGGCGGCAATTAGCAAAGCGCTCCCGGAGCAAAGTACGTCACACGCCCCTGAGCCGGATAATTTTCATGGCTTGTATCACCAAAGCGCGAGCATGCGCCAGCTGGTGCAACAAATTAAAGCCATCGCCCCCAGTCTGGCCAATATTTTGATCCAGGGCGAAAGCGGTACCGGTAAAGAAGTCACCGCGCGGGCTATTCACCGGGCAAGCAGCCATGCCCAGGGGCCGTTTATCGCCATAAACTGTGGTGCCCTGCCCGCACACTTGCTGGAATCCGAATTGTTTGGTCATAAAAAAGGCGCGTTTACCGGTGCCATTGCAGATAAACAGGGACTCATTCAGAGCGCCGATCAGGGCACACTGTTGCTGGATGAAATCGGTGATATGCCGCTCGACTTGCAGGTCAAGCTGCTGCGGGTTTTACAGGAAAAAACCGTTCGCCCGATTGGCGGGCATCAGGAGCAAACCGTGAACGTGCGTATTCTCTCGGCCAGCCACAAAAACATTGCGCAGGCAGTCAGCGAAGGGAAATTCAGAGAAGATCTTTATTATCGGCTTAACGTTGTGCAGTTATCTTTGCCCTCGCTCAAAGAACGTGTTGAAGACATTCCCTTGCTGGCGAACCTGTTTTTAAGTCAGTTAAGTAAAACCCCCAAACGGCTCTCGCCGGATGCCATGACCGCCCTGCTAAGCTATGCCTGGCCCGGCAATATCCGACAGTTACACAATGTGATTGAGTACTGTGTGGCGATGACGCCGGGCAGCCATATTTCTGAGGACAGTGTACTCAATGCCTTGCCGGCGCAGGACGACCGCCAGGCGTTTATCGGGCTTAATGATGCCAAGCGTCAGTTTGAGCGAGATTACATACTGAAAGTACTGGCGTTATGTCAGAACAATGTGCCGCAAGCCGCTAAGCTGGCACAAAGAAACCGCTCCGACTTTTATAAGCTGATGAAAAAACACGATATACAATAATCCCCTGCCGAGCCAACTCTTCATGCAGGTTCCCGCTTTTTGGGATCCTGCACCACCCAACTACAGTCTGCCCCTGTCACTTTTATTGCAGCACGCCTTGTTCAACCCACAGAAGTTTGTAATATTAATTCAAAGCCCATAAATTGGGCTAATTCGGGGCAAATTGCTCCGTTCACAACTACACTATTATTACAATAAAAACCGAGGTGGTTGCCCATGAGAATGCGTAAAAAGCTGATTTTAAGCTTTGTAATGACCGTTATCATTCCAATTCTTGCCATATCCATCATGAGTATCTCGCGCACCAAACAAGAGTCACTGGACCGATTCTTAGAAACATCGGTCAACGAGATCCGACAAATAGAAAACGCCTTTATCATCTTTTTTGACCAGATGAAGAGCAATGCCCGCTTCTTAGCACAAAGCAAAACCGTGCAATCCGTAGGCAAAGACACCACCACTTATTTTGGCGCCGAGAAAATGATGACGCCAGAAGCCTCCGGGGCAGCAGAGGCCGCCATTTTTGACTTGTACACCACCTTTGGCAAGACCCACCCGGAGCTGTTGTTTGTGTATCTGGGCACCCGCGATGGCGGCTTTATCCAGTATCCGGCCGAGCCGC
The DNA window shown above is from Pseudoalteromonas viridis and carries:
- a CDS encoding EF-hand domain-containing protein yields the protein MKTSMTMIAALGLTMLATGAIAGGDFEKYDTDGDGTISLSESKANPRLMGQFKDLDSNGDGLLSKSEFSGFNS
- a CDS encoding MFS transporter, whose translation is MYLFTMLAVLLMSCSQLVSQVYMPVLPDIADSLMLSNGQSQAMIISYFITLGAAQLVVGPLRDKYGDRPLFIAGQIILLIGTLLCAVAPDSGTFLIGRILQGAGSASPVLISRTLLAQRLSGAKLKSAMATVAISASVTAIIAPLLGGMLSSWFGWQGLSLVLITYYLFITLFGLSLLKTRAPQPIAINPMSLIRHYQNMARCQVFLSLASFKWVPTFLYLTLQLHLPFLLQERFGFTTSQTGQAMMLPMVGLLLGAVFAKVLQRHVSYMKIVLWLWPVLLVSALTFLLASDHALAVLLAYAAIMLVFGGYFPSYMHLIGLLHPTQAGTANALVGAIELLIFSVIAWLVNLWLPDNTQTLSLLIAVCAALLLLSWRTIRIQRPHFEHT
- a CDS encoding EF-hand domain-containing protein; this translates as MNKLMITAALLMASLGAHAASTFSSFDKNDDGFISKSEAAVSSQLSKDFGKLDSNGDGKLSEQEFGQ
- a CDS encoding LysR family transcriptional regulator — translated: MDWLTATRSFCVLAELGSFTRAAEHQGISASAMSKRIDWLERHLGQSLFIRTTRQVNLTEQGLHFFPRARDWLAQFEALVETAQSEQSELQGSLKIAATQAVGSSVLMPKIEQFLAHHPQITIHLNVLAPGEPPDLQHDVVITRYNESFDSVSHKGTRLFDYQMQLFGAPEYLARCDEITCVEDLAAHKMLLSSYYHKVGGVVLEDGRLFEFTNYNFVTDHLDAILKAAVQGIGLLFIAPSYIERELSSGALVPILPDIRSEVKQLWAYYPKASYTPRKTRLFIEHLKTTL
- a CDS encoding EF-hand domain-containing protein, encoding MMNKLMLSTVLMMASLGAHAASSSFSSFDTDGDGFISKSEAAGSETLTVIFDKLDSNGDGKLSEQEFRQ
- a CDS encoding GNAT family N-acetyltransferase, translated to MFEKLHFNTARLTIRPLQQGDLHAIYESRRNPVTSKYIGEPATLEDAQARIDQASAPWQAKEHERLLLAVVRREDNVLIGELMYKFLSHNAKTAEIGYRLNEKYIGQGYAFEAANGLIEAAFAQFGLNKICAFCAVENQASWRLMQKLGMQQEAHLRQHFKFSHGYYDGYMYGLLRSEHSMAATA
- a CDS encoding sensor histidine kinase, with the translated sequence MQHASSKQRAREPLKQFFSQALWKQALMALLLALVPLLLLTLWFIQSVAYQQRVVQDIYANNQKVTSEFNELRNALQALEKAQLNNQLLQSEKLQKSINENWQKRKNSLQTLLIKLEKNAAVANWQQPLSQPQAPNSKTLSAMVNVLAQESQSLQQALDHTLNEALAQQSKIRQRFLIGLSMLLPVLIGLSIWLIKRISRQLFQLEQAIEVVGAGQFATPIQLSGSHEFTQLGERLEQLRNELAASKQQKETFLRHVSHELKTPLASIKEGTELLNTPHLGQLNDKQRRVTGILSTSVTKLTQLIEDLLTFSAASHPHNQQARCSALAIKEQLEEHFAQRLQSAGIQIDWRFDPALSHLPEMPVKLALTHLLGNAIQYTQSQISVDLTDTPAHWQISVRDDGPGLDPQEAKHLFKPFVRGKQRNQVAGSGLGLAIVEECVTQFGGQLGWQNTHPGCEFSITLPKQGKSK
- a CDS encoding EF-hand domain-containing protein, producing MQLKHVFVLTIGMFTSALVLASEVDFALLDANNDGLVSMSEAKQVPAVAEAFRRLDRNRDGALSAKEFSHF
- a CDS encoding EF-hand domain-containing protein, with the translated sequence MNKLMITVVLMMASLGAHAASTFSSFDKNDDGFISKSEAAVSTELSSDFDKLDSNGDGKLSKQEFRL
- a CDS encoding OsmC domain/YcaO domain-containing protein, which gives rise to MEIKVNYLDNLRIDARFDDFSVIADQPIRYKGDGSAPSPFDYFLASSALCAAYFVKVYCNARDIPTDGIRVAQNNIVDPENRYNQIFKIQVELPESISEKDRQGILRSIDRCTVKKVIQTGPEFQVEAVESLDDDAQAMLMVNTESDASTFILGKDLPLEQTIANMTGILSDLGMKIEVASWRNIVPNVWSLHIRDAASPMCFTNGKGATKESALCSALGEFIERLNCNFFYNDQFFGEEIANAEFVHYPNEKWFKPGDNDELPSEILDGYTREIYDPEGELRGSNLIDTNSGNVERGICSIPYTRHSDGETVYFPSNLIENLFLSNGMSAGNNLFEAKVQCLSEIFERAVKKQIIEQEIVLPDVPEEVLAKFPGIVAGIKGLEEQGFPVVVKDASLGGQFPVMCVTLMNPKTGGVFASFGAHPSLEVALERSLTELLQGRSFEGLNDVPKPTFNSMAVSEPENFVEHFIDSTGVISWRFFSAKHDYEFVEWDFTGTNGEECDKLFAILKDLGKEAYIAEFTDMGTACRILVPGYSEVYPAEDLIWDNTNKALQYREDILNIHSLEDEALADLVNRLEESQLDNYIDIITLIGVEFDENTVWGQLTILELKILIYLALGDIEAAIELVETFLQYNDNTVERGLFYQAMHATLEVALDEELEIEDYIHSFTRMFGKEVMDAVIGSINGDVKFYGLTPTNMQLEGLDKHLRLIDSYKKLHAARAKFAKG
- a CDS encoding sigma-54-dependent transcriptional regulator, translating into MSYTEIETTDPQPTTHSTSVLLVDDDPALSELLAMRLESHGFRVTLASSGHAALRQLANTAIDLVLTDLRMDNMDGLALNQKLQASYPGLPVIMMTAHGSIPDAVDAIQQGITAFITKPIDSDELLAAISKALPEQSTSHAPEPDNFHGLYHQSASMRQLVQQIKAIAPSLANILIQGESGTGKEVTARAIHRASSHAQGPFIAINCGALPAHLLESELFGHKKGAFTGAIADKQGLIQSADQGTLLLDEIGDMPLDLQVKLLRVLQEKTVRPIGGHQEQTVNVRILSASHKNIAQAVSEGKFREDLYYRLNVVQLSLPSLKERVEDIPLLANLFLSQLSKTPKRLSPDAMTALLSYAWPGNIRQLHNVIEYCVAMTPGSHISEDSVLNALPAQDDRQAFIGLNDAKRQFERDYILKVLALCQNNVPQAAKLAQRNRSDFYKLMKKHDIQ